The following proteins are co-located in the Candidatus Binataceae bacterium genome:
- the cysW gene encoding sulfate ABC transporter permease subunit CysW, producing the protein MGDESELYAFNYSGFPGAESAPTRRSATSDPLAVRIALITVAFLFLGLFLFLPVIAVFIEALRKGTGEYFAAISNAETLSAIRLTLMTAAIAVPLNVSFGLAAAWAITRFEFRGKQLLVTLIDIPFSVSPVIAGMLFVLLLGVRTPIGAWLYDHGIKTIFAEPGIVLATIFVTFPLAARQLIPIMQAVGSEEEQAAIVLGAGGWQSFLRITIPNVKWGLLYGLVLCNARAMGEFGAVSVVSGHVRGYTNTMPLYVEILYNDYQFAAAFAVSSLLTLLAIATLVAKRCLEGRVAPVKKFEQDVPENKAAA; encoded by the coding sequence ATGGGGGACGAAAGCGAACTCTACGCCTTCAACTACTCCGGCTTTCCCGGGGCAGAGTCTGCGCCGACTCGACGCAGTGCGACTTCCGATCCGCTGGCGGTGCGCATTGCGCTGATCACGGTCGCCTTCCTGTTTCTTGGCCTCTTCCTGTTCCTCCCCGTGATCGCCGTATTCATCGAAGCGCTGCGCAAGGGAACAGGCGAATACTTCGCAGCAATCTCAAATGCCGAAACGCTGTCTGCAATCCGGCTGACGCTGATGACAGCGGCGATAGCGGTGCCGCTCAACGTGAGTTTCGGTCTTGCCGCGGCGTGGGCGATCACGCGATTCGAGTTTCGCGGCAAGCAGCTATTAGTCACTCTGATTGATATTCCATTTTCTGTTTCACCGGTTATTGCCGGAATGCTATTTGTGCTGCTGCTCGGAGTTCGCACCCCGATCGGAGCGTGGCTTTACGATCACGGTATCAAGACCATTTTCGCCGAGCCCGGGATTGTATTGGCAACTATATTTGTCACGTTTCCGCTCGCCGCGCGTCAACTGATTCCGATCATGCAGGCCGTCGGCAGCGAGGAGGAGCAGGCTGCGATCGTGCTCGGTGCCGGCGGATGGCAAAGCTTCTTACGCATCACGATTCCCAACGTCAAATGGGGCTTGCTCTATGGCCTCGTGCTTTGCAACGCGCGCGCGATGGGCGAGTTCGGCGCGGTCTCGGTCGTGTCTGGTCACGTGCGCGGTTACACCAACACGATGCCCTTATATGTCGAGATTCTCTACAACGACTATCAATTTGCCGCGGCGTTTGCGGTTTCTTCTCTATTGACCTTGCTCGCGATAGCAACCCTGGTCGCAAAGCGATGTCTGGAAGGCCGTGTCGCGCCGGTCAAGAAATTCGAACAGGACGTCCCGGAGAATAAAGCAGCCGCATGA
- a CDS encoding sulfate ABC transporter substrate-binding protein — translation MLKSNLKKILAAALAAAGIVIAGRAYAASQTLLNVSYDPTRELYQEYSAAFAKYWKTKTGNDVSVNQSNGGSGKQARAVIDGLEADVVTLGLAYDIDAIADKAQLLPADWQKRLPNDSCPYTSTIVLLVRVGNPKGIHDWDDLTKPGVSVITPNPKTSGGARWNFLAAWGYEFKKSGGDDAKARAFVTALYKNVPVLDSGARGSTTTFVERGIGDVLIAWENEALMAVKEVGKGRFQIVVPSISVLAEPPVAWVDKNTDRHGTTELAKAYLQYLYTPEGQEIIAHNFYRPRNKEIAAKYASQFPNLPLFNIDEQFGGWTTTQNKFFADGGIFDQIYQANK, via the coding sequence ATGCTTAAATCGAATCTGAAAAAGATACTCGCCGCCGCCCTTGCGGCGGCGGGTATTGTCATCGCAGGCCGCGCGTATGCGGCCTCGCAAACGCTGCTCAACGTTTCGTACGATCCGACTCGCGAGTTGTACCAGGAATACAGCGCCGCGTTTGCAAAATACTGGAAGACAAAAACCGGCAACGACGTATCCGTAAATCAATCGAACGGCGGTTCGGGCAAACAGGCGCGTGCCGTGATCGATGGCCTCGAGGCTGACGTTGTCACGCTCGGCCTCGCGTACGATATAGATGCGATCGCCGACAAGGCCCAACTGCTGCCGGCCGACTGGCAGAAGCGGCTGCCGAACGATAGTTGCCCGTACACCTCCACGATCGTGCTGCTGGTGCGCGTGGGCAACCCCAAGGGTATTCATGACTGGGACGACCTGACGAAGCCGGGCGTCTCGGTAATCACTCCGAATCCCAAAACCTCCGGTGGCGCGCGATGGAATTTCCTCGCCGCGTGGGGCTACGAGTTCAAGAAGAGCGGCGGTGACGATGCGAAGGCGCGCGCGTTCGTGACCGCGCTCTACAAAAACGTTCCCGTACTCGATTCCGGCGCGCGCGGTTCCACGACCACCTTCGTTGAGCGCGGCATCGGCGACGTGCTGATCGCATGGGAAAACGAAGCGTTGATGGCGGTGAAGGAGGTCGGCAAGGGCAGGTTCCAAATCGTGGTGCCATCGATAAGCGTGCTGGCCGAGCCTCCCGTTGCGTGGGTAGACAAAAACACCGATCGCCACGGCACCACTGAACTGGCAAAGGCGTACCTGCAATACCTATACACGCCCGAAGGCCAGGAAATAATCGCACACAATTTCTATCGCCCGCGCAACAAGGAAATCGCGGCGAAATACGCGAGCCAATTTCCGAATCTGCCGCTATTCAACATCGATGAGCAATTCGGCGGATGGACCACCACGCAGAACAAGTTCTTCGCCGACGGCGGAATCTTCGACCAGATCTATCAAGCAAATAAATAG
- the cysT gene encoding sulfate ABC transporter permease subunit CysT → MKRRDRVLPGFGLTLGYTMLYLSIVVLIPISTIFFKAASLSWIQFWTVVLAPRAIAAYKLSFGAALAGGLIDSVFGFVVAWTLVRYEFPLKRLIDVMVDLPFALPTSVAGITLTSLYASNGWIGAWLEPLGVKVAYTPLGIVVALTFVGLPFTVRTLQPVLEDLDKEYEEAAATLGANRLQTFLKVILPALVPAQLTGFALAFARELGEYGSVVFISGNMPFRTEVVPLLIMSKLEQFDYAGATAIAVVMLIIAFSILLLVNGLQKIAGRRLMVT, encoded by the coding sequence ATGAAACGGCGCGACAGAGTATTGCCGGGGTTCGGGCTTACGCTCGGTTACACGATGCTCTATCTGAGTATCGTCGTACTCATCCCGATCTCGACAATCTTCTTCAAAGCCGCGTCGCTTAGCTGGATACAGTTCTGGACTGTCGTCCTCGCGCCCCGCGCGATAGCGGCTTATAAGCTCAGTTTCGGCGCCGCGCTCGCAGGCGGCCTAATCGATTCTGTCTTCGGATTCGTAGTGGCCTGGACGCTGGTGCGCTACGAATTTCCACTGAAGCGTTTGATCGACGTGATGGTCGATTTACCATTTGCGCTGCCGACCTCAGTCGCCGGCATCACATTGACCTCGCTCTATGCGAGTAACGGCTGGATCGGAGCCTGGCTCGAACCGCTCGGCGTCAAAGTCGCGTACACGCCATTGGGTATCGTCGTCGCTCTGACGTTCGTTGGTTTGCCATTCACTGTGCGCACGCTACAGCCGGTTCTGGAAGACCTCGATAAAGAATACGAAGAGGCAGCTGCAACGCTGGGCGCCAATCGCCTTCAGACTTTTCTCAAGGTGATTCTTCCGGCCCTCGTTCCCGCGCAACTGACGGGATTCGCGCTCGCATTCGCGCGCGAGCTCGGCGAATACGGTTCGGTCGTTTTCATCTCGGGCAACATGCCGTTCCGTACTGAGGTTGTGCCGCTTCTGATCATGAGCAAGCTCGAGCAATTCGACTATGCGGGTGCGACCGCGATCGCGGTCGTGATGCTGATAATTGCTTTCTCGATTCTGCTGCTGGTCAACGGCCTGCAGAAAATTGCCGGCCGGCGCCTGATGGTGACGTGA
- a CDS encoding LLM class F420-dependent oxidoreductase, which translates to MAKFGISMFPTDYAIQPIELAVAAEERGFESMFFPEHTHIPASRKTPFPGGTELPKEYWHTHDPFVALGAAAAVTKKLRLGTGVCLVIERDPITLAKEVASLDLISGGRVELGIGAGWNVEEMENHGAQFKRRWKIVKEKVLAMRQIWSNEAAEFHGEFVNFDPIWSYPKPVQAGGPPVLLGSQSPKSFERVAEYCDGWMPINFPRADFSASIAKLREAEKKAGTKHKSVSMFGVGPSEESLKKFLDLGMERLIFALPPAPRDTVLPMLDNYAKLMAKYH; encoded by the coding sequence ATGGCCAAGTTTGGAATCTCGATGTTTCCCACCGACTACGCGATCCAGCCCATCGAGCTCGCCGTCGCGGCCGAAGAGCGCGGCTTCGAGTCGATGTTCTTTCCCGAGCACACGCATATTCCGGCGTCGCGCAAGACGCCGTTCCCCGGCGGCACCGAGCTGCCGAAGGAATACTGGCATACGCATGATCCATTCGTGGCGCTGGGCGCCGCCGCAGCGGTGACGAAAAAGCTCCGGCTCGGCACGGGCGTATGCCTCGTTATCGAGCGCGATCCGATCACGCTCGCCAAGGAAGTCGCGTCGCTCGACCTGATCTCGGGCGGGCGCGTCGAGCTCGGAATTGGCGCCGGATGGAACGTCGAGGAGATGGAAAACCACGGCGCGCAGTTCAAGCGCCGTTGGAAAATCGTCAAGGAAAAAGTCCTCGCGATGCGCCAGATCTGGAGCAACGAAGCAGCCGAGTTCCACGGCGAGTTCGTCAACTTCGATCCCATCTGGTCGTATCCCAAGCCAGTGCAGGCAGGCGGGCCGCCGGTCCTGCTCGGCTCGCAATCGCCGAAATCCTTCGAGCGCGTAGCCGAGTATTGCGATGGATGGATGCCGATCAACTTCCCGCGCGCTGATTTCTCCGCGAGTATCGCCAAGCTGCGCGAGGCCGAAAAGAAGGCCGGCACGAAGCACAAGTCGGTGTCGATGTTCGGCGTCGGTCCCAGCGAGGAGAGCCTCAAGAAGTTCCTCGACCTCGGGATGGAGCGGCTCATCTTCGCGCTGCCGCCTGCGCCGCGCGATACCGTGCTGCCGATGCTCGACAATTACGCGAAACTGATGGCCAAGTATCACTAA
- a CDS encoding DUF2292 domain-containing protein yields MKPELRIDRRPEFDAPGADEILSRIASAIRGVRFGAVEIVIQDSRVVQIERKEKFRFDKPSRF; encoded by the coding sequence ATGAAGCCAGAGCTGCGCATAGACCGAAGACCTGAATTCGATGCTCCCGGCGCGGACGAGATCCTGAGTCGCATCGCCAGCGCGATTCGCGGCGTGCGCTTTGGAGCCGTCGAGATCGTAATCCAGGATTCCCGGGTAGTTCAGATCGAACGCAAGGAAAAGTTTCGCTTCGATAAGCCGTCGCGCTTTTAG
- a CDS encoding Rrf2 family transcriptional regulator has protein sequence MLSKKTKYALKAMMVLAKEYGQGPVLISDIAQREGIPRKFLELILLELRNQGVLQSKKGKGGGYFLGRPPRQISVGQIVRILDGPLAPLPCVSKTAYMRCRECRDERTCGIRMVMKEVRDATAKILDSTTLDDMLHRVEMAVTGKESFAYSI, from the coding sequence ATGCTTTCGAAGAAGACCAAGTATGCGCTCAAGGCTATGATGGTACTGGCGAAGGAGTATGGGCAGGGGCCGGTGCTGATCTCGGACATCGCGCAGCGCGAGGGGATTCCGCGGAAATTCCTCGAACTCATCCTGCTCGAGCTCCGCAACCAGGGGGTTCTGCAGAGCAAGAAGGGCAAAGGGGGTGGATATTTCCTGGGCCGCCCGCCTCGGCAGATCAGCGTCGGGCAGATCGTACGGATTCTCGATGGTCCGCTTGCCCCGCTGCCCTGCGTGAGCAAGACCGCTTACATGCGGTGCCGCGAGTGCCGCGACGAGCGCACTTGCGGCATCAGGATGGTGATGAAAGAGGTGCGCGACGCGACCGCGAAAATTCTCGATTCGACAACGCTCGACGACATGCTGCATCGAGTCGAGATGGCGGTGACCGGCAAGGAATCGTTCGCCTATTCGATCTGA
- a CDS encoding ferredoxin has translation MKVIVDLKLCEGNMRCQESAPEVFEVGDDDKARVLIQNPSGANQERVKLAARLCPRQAITVEN, from the coding sequence ATGAAAGTCATCGTGGATTTGAAACTTTGCGAAGGGAACATGCGATGCCAGGAATCTGCGCCCGAAGTTTTCGAGGTTGGTGACGACGACAAGGCTCGAGTGCTGATCCAGAACCCGTCCGGCGCCAACCAGGAGCGGGTCAAGCTCGCGGCGCGGCTCTGCCCGCGCCAGGCGATCACCGTTGAGAATTAG